The proteins below come from a single Deinococcus radiopugnans ATCC 19172 genomic window:
- a CDS encoding TRAP transporter large permease, whose translation MDAIGLWMFFGAFILIFSGFPVAFALAGTAIIFGLIGLGTGHFDALLLRAMPDRIFGTMSNFTLLAIPYFVFMGGILGKSGLAEDLLRTAGLLFGRLRGGIAVAVVLVGLLLAATTGVVAATVVTMGLISLPIMLRYGYDKGLASGVIAASGTLGQVIPPSVVLVVLGSELGVSVGDLFLGSLVPGLMLAALYIVYVIVRSALSPTLAPAMPAAELNIKPSAMALQVLRAMIPPLLLIFAVLGSIFFGLATATEAGSVGALGAVLLALANRKLTRAGLWEVTLSTARLTTFVIFILIGSTSFSLVFRALDGDLYMQNILANLPGGVLGFLILTNLAIFILGFFLDFFEIAFILLPIFAPVARDLGVDMIWYGILLGVNLQTSFLTPPFGFSLFYLRGIAGKYLATSDIYRGVVPFIFIQLFVLVLCVAFPGLTGLRAAGP comes from the coding sequence GTGGACGCCATCGGCCTGTGGATGTTCTTCGGCGCGTTCATCCTCATTTTCAGCGGTTTTCCGGTGGCCTTCGCGCTGGCCGGAACGGCCATCATCTTCGGGCTGATCGGGCTGGGCACCGGGCACTTCGACGCCCTGCTGCTGCGGGCCATGCCCGACCGCATCTTCGGCACCATGAGCAACTTCACCCTGCTGGCGATTCCGTACTTCGTGTTCATGGGCGGCATCCTGGGCAAGAGCGGGCTGGCCGAAGACCTGCTGCGCACGGCGGGGTTGCTGTTCGGGCGGCTGCGCGGCGGCATCGCGGTGGCCGTGGTGCTGGTGGGCCTGCTGCTGGCCGCCACGACGGGGGTGGTGGCCGCCACGGTGGTCACGATGGGCCTGATCAGCCTACCGATCATGCTGCGCTACGGCTACGACAAGGGGCTGGCCAGCGGCGTGATCGCGGCGTCCGGCACGCTGGGGCAGGTGATTCCGCCCAGCGTGGTGCTGGTGGTGCTGGGCAGCGAGCTGGGCGTGTCGGTGGGCGACCTGTTCCTGGGTTCGCTGGTGCCGGGGCTGATGCTGGCGGCACTGTACATCGTGTACGTGATCGTGCGCTCGGCCCTGAGTCCCACCCTGGCCCCGGCCATGCCTGCCGCCGAGCTGAACATCAAGCCCAGCGCCATGGCCCTGCAGGTGCTGCGCGCCATGATCCCGCCGCTGCTGCTGATCTTCGCGGTGCTGGGTTCGATCTTCTTCGGCCTCGCCACCGCCACCGAGGCCGGTTCGGTGGGCGCGCTGGGCGCGGTGCTGCTGGCGCTGGCCAACCGCAAGCTGACGCGTGCGGGGCTGTGGGAGGTCACGCTCTCCACCGCCCGCCTGACCACCTTCGTCATTTTCATCCTGATCGGCTCCACCTCGTTCTCACTGGTGTTCCGGGCGCTGGACGGCGACCTGTACATGCAGAACATCCTGGCCAATCTGCCGGGCGGCGTGCTGGGCTTCCTGATCCTGACCAATCTGGCGATTTTCATCCTGGGCTTCTTCCTGGATTTCTTCGAGATCGCTTTTATCCTGTTGCCCATCTTCGCGCCCGTGGCCCGTGACCTGGGCGTGGACATGATCTGGTACGGCATCCTGCTGGGCGTCAACCTCCAGACCAGCTTCCTGACGCCGCCGTTCGGGTTCTCGCTGTTCTACCTGCGCGGCATCGCGGGCAAGTATCTGGCGACGAGTGATATTTACCGGGGCGTGGTGCCGTTCATCTTCATCCAGCTGTTCGTGCTGGTGCTGTGCGTCGCCTTCCCCGGCCTGACCGGCCTGCGGGCAGCGGGGCCATAA